The Faecalibacter sp. LW9 genome has a segment encoding these proteins:
- the purE gene encoding 5-(carboxyamino)imidazole ribonucleotide mutase, translated as MVGIIMGSDSDLPIMKQAADVLTELNIPFELTIVSAHRTPERMFEYAKTAHERGINVIIAGAGGAAHLPGMVASITPLPVIGVPIKSSNSIDGWDSILSILQMPNGIPVATVAVNAAKNAGILAARTLGATNPEIQQRMMQYQHDLQKAVEAKIEIVKQEYPNGFDR; from the coding sequence ATGGTAGGAATTATAATGGGAAGTGATAGCGATTTGCCTATCATGAAACAAGCGGCTGATGTATTAACTGAGTTAAACATTCCTTTCGAATTAACCATTGTATCAGCACATCGTACACCTGAACGTATGTTCGAGTATGCAAAGACTGCACATGAACGTGGAATCAATGTGATTATCGCTGGAGCAGGTGGAGCAGCCCATTTACCAGGAATGGTCGCTTCAATTACTCCTTTACCTGTTATTGGTGTTCCGATTAAGTCATCTAATTCGATTGATGGATGGGATTCGATTTTATCAATCTTACAGATGCCGAATGGAATTCCAGTAGCTACAGTAGCAGTAAATGCTGCAAAAAATGCGGGAATCTTAGCGGCACGCACCTTAGGGGCAACGAATCCAGAGATTCAGCAACGTATGATGCAATATCAACACGATTTACAAAAAGCTGTTGAAGCAAAAATTGAAATTGTAAAACAGGAGTATCCTAATGGATTTGATCGATAG
- a CDS encoding 5-(carboxyamino)imidazole ribonucleotide synthase — protein MIKIGILGGGQLGYMFLQNALQYPCEISILDPAADAPCAPHAHHFVQGDFKDYDTVVEFGKNLDAIGIEIEHVNVDALRHLKTLGKKVVPDPEALAIIQDKGVQKEFYVKNNIPTAPYFELEHWEDLKSKEDVQYPIFQKSRKDGYDGKGVQFLKSANDLDKMLQAPSIFETPADLDREIAVVTVADHLGNIITYPTVEFVINEEYNLLDYLLIPSTLSPEVTDKAEAIARDVVKALNSPGVFAVEMFLNKDQSIWVNETASRVHNSGHSTIEGAYSSQFDQMLRTLMELPLGSTKLYTTSAMVNLIGAEGETGPAQIENVETLLQIPGSYLHWYAKAVTKPGRKMGHVTLVNDDFEQLKQNIKQVNETIRVVAKK, from the coding sequence ATGATAAAAATCGGAATTTTAGGAGGAGGGCAACTTGGATATATGTTTTTGCAAAATGCATTGCAATATCCTTGTGAAATCAGCATCTTGGATCCAGCTGCTGATGCGCCATGTGCACCACATGCACATCATTTTGTACAAGGAGATTTTAAAGATTACGATACCGTAGTCGAATTTGGAAAAAATTTAGATGCGATTGGTATTGAAATCGAGCATGTCAACGTAGATGCATTACGTCATTTGAAAACTTTAGGTAAAAAGGTGGTACCAGATCCAGAAGCTTTAGCCATTATACAAGATAAAGGTGTGCAAAAAGAATTCTATGTAAAAAATAACATTCCGACTGCGCCGTATTTTGAATTAGAACATTGGGAAGATTTAAAATCGAAAGAAGATGTTCAATATCCAATTTTTCAAAAATCGAGAAAAGATGGTTATGATGGAAAAGGTGTTCAGTTCTTGAAATCTGCAAATGATTTGGACAAAATGCTACAAGCGCCTTCTATCTTCGAAACTCCAGCGGATTTAGACCGAGAAATTGCTGTCGTTACCGTTGCCGACCATTTAGGAAATATCATTACATATCCAACAGTTGAATTCGTCATAAATGAGGAGTACAATTTGTTGGATTATTTATTAATACCCTCAACATTATCCCCAGAAGTAACCGATAAAGCAGAAGCTATCGCGCGCGATGTGGTAAAAGCATTAAATTCTCCAGGAGTGTTTGCTGTTGAAATGTTCTTGAACAAAGACCAATCAATTTGGGTGAATGAAACAGCTTCGCGAGTTCATAACTCAGGTCACTCGACGATTGAAGGTGCTTATTCTTCACAGTTTGATCAAATGTTAAGAACTTTAATGGAATTACCTTTAGGTTCAACAAAGTTATATACTACTTCTGCGATGGTCAATTTAATTGGTGCAGAAGGAGAAACTGGACCTGCCCAAATTGAAAATGTGGAAACATTATTACAAATTCCAGGTTCGTACTTGCATTGGTATGCGAAAGCGGTTACAAAACCTGGTCGTAAAATGGGACATGTGACTTTGGTCAATGATGACTTCGAACAATTAAAACAAAACATAAAACAGGTTAACGAAACAATTCGTGTCGTTGCCAAAAAGTAA